In one Echinicola marina genomic region, the following are encoded:
- a CDS encoding ATP-dependent zinc protease family protein, producing MKKFIIGRREKISLPEWDLDMISSKVDTGAYTNAIHCEWMEEKEINGKKILEFKLLSPKHRLYNGKLIQTEKYSQKKVKNSFGGAELRYKVSTKVLMFNQEFETEFTLSDRSKMRNAILLGRKMLKGKFIVDVDETNLSKKHKASQP from the coding sequence ATGAAAAAGTTCATTATCGGCAGAAGAGAAAAAATCAGCCTTCCTGAATGGGACCTGGACATGATTTCCTCCAAGGTGGATACTGGAGCATATACCAATGCCATACATTGCGAATGGATGGAGGAAAAGGAGATTAATGGCAAAAAAATATTGGAATTCAAACTCCTATCTCCCAAGCATCGCCTTTATAATGGCAAGCTTATACAAACCGAAAAATACAGCCAGAAAAAAGTAAAAAACTCCTTTGGAGGAGCAGAATTAAGGTACAAGGTCTCCACCAAAGTCCTGATGTTTAACCAGGAGTTCGAAACAGAGTTCACCTTATCGGACCGGTCTAAAATGCGCAATGCCATCCTATTAGGCCGAAAAATGCTAAAAGGAAAGTTCATCGTAGATGTAGATGAAACCAACCTATCAAAAAAACATAAAGCTTCACAGCCATGA
- a CDS encoding DNA polymerase III subunit, which translates to MLFSSIPGLQETKDKLIKAIKNNHLAHALLFHGPEGSANLKMALALATYVNCENPSEQDACGVCSACQKMAKLVHPDLSFTFPVPGSLVKEDDDGNGKKVDILGPWREFVLQRPYGSLQDWIYHNGFEKKQLNISKAAAKQIIKTISLKSFEGGYKVILVWIPELMHTASANALLKVLEEPPEKTLFLMIAHQPEQLLTTILSRTQKVLVRAFTDEEIKDHLIAEGLCSREAGMQIAPLANGNMREAYRLADQVVDENTAKFRDWMRLCFTLDINNILSWSDNFQTLDKEGQKALFLTGLNILRESLLKRSQLEDLMRTAPNDMEFIENFSLKALTENKILSIYQLLNTAHYHLERNANAKILFADLSFNMAKVLRKKETE; encoded by the coding sequence GTTCTGCCAACCTAAAAATGGCCCTGGCTTTGGCCACTTATGTCAACTGTGAAAATCCAAGCGAACAAGATGCCTGTGGCGTATGCAGTGCCTGCCAAAAAATGGCAAAACTGGTTCACCCCGACCTGAGCTTTACTTTCCCTGTGCCCGGAAGCCTTGTCAAAGAAGATGATGATGGAAATGGCAAAAAAGTAGACATCCTTGGCCCATGGAGGGAGTTTGTGCTACAGAGGCCCTACGGAAGCCTTCAAGACTGGATATACCATAATGGATTTGAGAAGAAGCAACTGAACATCTCCAAAGCTGCCGCCAAGCAAATTATAAAAACCATTTCCCTTAAATCATTTGAGGGAGGATATAAAGTGATCCTGGTTTGGATCCCAGAACTGATGCATACCGCCTCGGCCAATGCCCTATTGAAAGTTTTGGAAGAGCCACCTGAAAAGACCTTGTTCTTAATGATTGCCCATCAACCGGAGCAGCTGCTGACGACTATTCTTTCCAGGACCCAAAAAGTCTTGGTAAGGGCATTTACTGATGAAGAGATCAAGGATCACCTCATTGCCGAAGGACTCTGCTCCCGAGAGGCAGGAATGCAAATCGCCCCTTTGGCCAATGGAAACATGCGGGAAGCTTATCGACTGGCAGATCAGGTAGTCGACGAAAACACCGCTAAATTCCGGGACTGGATGCGGCTTTGTTTCACACTGGACATCAATAATATTCTTTCTTGGTCGGACAACTTCCAAACCTTGGACAAGGAAGGGCAAAAAGCCCTTTTCCTGACTGGCCTAAACATACTAAGGGAAAGTTTGTTGAAAAGAAGTCAACTGGAAGATCTGATGCGTACCGCTCCAAACGACATGGAATTTATAGAAAACTTCAGTCTAAAAGCGCTGACCGAAAATAAAATCCTCAGTATTTACCAATTACTGAACACCGCTCACTACCACTTAGAAAGAAACGCAAATGCCAAAATCCTTTTTGCTGATCTTTCCTTTAACATGGCCAAAGTCCTAAGAAAAAAAGAGACAGAATGA